The following are from one region of the Salvia splendens isolate huo1 chromosome 2, SspV2, whole genome shotgun sequence genome:
- the LOC121765653 gene encoding uncharacterized protein LOC121765653 translates to MSTIKESPAVAAASVSSDVPTEYCEVVAEFLKRMGAAQTIKPQHNVDDSFSNLIGGLLKVTSIQRGKISCFLHLKAPILNAYGGMHGGAVGAVAERVAIACARTVVGDDKDLFLGELGLSYLSAAPHNAEVIIDGNVVRSGRNITVVAVNFRLKESRRLAFLTRATFYNMPMPSL, encoded by the exons atGAGCACAATAAAAGAATCTCCGGCGGTGGCAGCTGCCTCAGTCTCCAGTGATGTACCAACAGAATACTGCGAAGTAGTCGCTGAATTTTTGAAGCGTATGGGAGCCGCTCAAACTATCAAACCACAACACAACGTTGACGACTCTTTCTCCAACCTTATCGGAGGACTTCTTAAGGTTACCTCTATCCAAAGGGGTAAAATCTCCTGCTTTCTCCATCTCAAAGCTCCAATTTTG AATGCTTATGGTGGAATGCATGGAGGTGCAGTTGGGGCTGTTGCTGAGAGGGTTGCCATTGCTTGTGCTAGAACAGTCGTTGGAGACGACAAAGATCTCTTCCTTGGAGAACTTGGCCTCTCATATCTCTCTGCTGCTCCACATAAT GCTGAAGTTATCATTGATGGGAATGTAGTGAGGAGCGGGAGAAACATAACAGTGGTTGCAGTTAATTTCCGACTAAAGGAATCAAGGCGGCTGGCATTCTTGACTCGTGCCACATTCTACAATATGCCCATGCCAAGTTTGTGA
- the LOC121779422 gene encoding uncharacterized protein LOC121779422, protein MATSSNEITATDYKIVMAFLEEWGLFSSVKPEYNVKGAYSKVVGGALKLSSLHKAKISCILTAKPPLLNGVGRLHGLTVASVAERVAIACAKTVVGTDGDLFLGELCISYLSSAPRNAQVIVEASVVSSQNKRTIVEVSFGAVETGRVLYLSRATFYSLPLSTRL, encoded by the exons aTGGCGACCAGCAGCAACGAAATTACGGCGACGGACTACAAAATAGTGATGGCATTTCTGGAAGAATGGGGGCTTTTCAGCTCAGTCAAACCAGAATACAACGTCAAGGGCGCTTACTCCAAAGTTGTAGGAGGAGCTCTCAAACTTAGCTCCCTTCACAAGGCCAAAATCTCCTGCATTCTCACTGCTAAACCGCCCCTTCTG AATGGAGTTGGTAGGCTGCATGGGCTTACAGTAGCATCAGTGGCAGAGAGGGTCGCTATTGCTTGTGCTAAGACAGTAGTTGGGACAGATGGGGATCTCTTCCTTGGAGAGCTTTGCATCTCTTATCTCTCATCAGCTCCGCGTAAT GCACAAGTGATTGTGGAGGCGTCTGTGGTAAGCAGCCAGAATAAGCGGACAATAGTTGAAGTTAGTTTCGGAGCAGTGGAAACGGGGCGAGTGCTCTACTTGAGTCGCGCTACATTTTACAGCCTCCCCCTTTCTACTCGTTTGTGA
- the LOC121792566 gene encoding cell division protein FtsY homolog, chloroplastic-like: protein MSSPSGLSPLPSKPLLPPPRATSSATLLHFPSDHQYAFSSRASRFKCSAGDAGFFTKLGRLIKEKAKSDVEKIFSGFSKTRDNLAVVDELLLYWNLSDTDRVLDELEEVLLVADFGPRITVKIVDSLRDDIYAGKLKSGPEIKDALKKSILNLLTAKGLKTELKLGFRKPAVVMIVGVNGGGKTTSLGKLANRFKNEGTKVLLAAGDTFRAAASDQLEIWAQRTGCEIVVAGNENAKAATVLSQAVKRGKLEGYDLVLCDTSGRLHTNYSLMEELIACKKAIGKVVPGAPNEILQVLDGTTGLNMLPQAREFNDVVGITGLILTKLDGSARGGCVVSVVDELGIPVKFVGVGEGVEDLQPFDAEAFVNAIFP, encoded by the exons atgtCATCTCCTTCTGGGCTCTCGCCCCTCCCCTCGAAACCTCTGCTGCCGCCGCCTCGAGCCACTTCCTCCGCCACTCTCCTCCACTTTCCATCCGACCATCAATATGCTTTCTCTTCCAGAGCCTCCCGCTTCAAGTGCTCCGCGGGAGACGCCGGCTTCTTCACCAAACTCGGCCGCTTAATCAAAGAAAAAGCCAAGAGCGATGTCGAGAAAATCTTTTCTGGATTTTCTAAAACTAGAGACAATTTAGCTGTTGTTGATGAGCTTCTGCTCTACTGGAATCTCTCCGACACCGACAGGGTTTTAGATGAACTCGAAGAG GTGTTGTTAGTTGCTGATTTTGGACCCCGGATTACTGTAAAGATCGTTGATAGCTTAAGGGACGATATATACGCTGGCAAGCTCAAGTCGGGGCCAGAAATCAAA GATGCTTTAAAGAAGAGTATATTGAATTTGTTGACGGCAAAGGGACTTAAAACCGAGTTGAAGTTGGGCTTCAG GAAACCAGCTGTTGTCATGATAGTTGGTGTCAATGGAGGTGGTAAAACTACATCTCTTG GAAAGCTGGCCAATAGATTTAAAAATGAAGGGACCAAA GTATTGTTGGCTGCTGGAGACACATTTAGAGCAGCTGCAAGCGATCAATTGGAGATATGGGCTCAAAGAACGGGTTGTGAGATCGTCGTAGCTGGAAATGAAAATGCAAAGGCAGCTACAG TTCTTTCGCAGGCTGTTAAACGGGGTAAGCTAGAAGGTTACGATCTTGTTCTGTGCGACACCTCTGGAC GTTTGCACACTAATTACAGCCTTATGGAAGAATTGATTGCGTGTAAGAAAGCTATTGGAAAAGTTGTTCCCGGTGCACCCAAT GAAATCCTGCAAGTGCTGGACGGAACAACTGGTTTGAACATGCTTCCACAAGCAAGAGAATTCAACGAC GTTGTAGGAATTACTGGTTTGATTTTGACCAAACTTGATGGCTCAGCAAGAGGTGGTTGTGTG GTGAGTGTTGTTGATGAGCTCGGAATACCTGTGAAGTTTGTTGGTGTCGGAGAAGGCGTGGAAGATCTCCAACCGTTTGATGCTGAGGCATTCGTCAATGCAATATTTCCATGA